A genomic region of Ketobacter sp. MCCC 1A13808 contains the following coding sequences:
- a CDS encoding diguanylate cyclase domain-containing protein, whose amino-acid sequence MSEAISEQVSDESLTRVLLIDDSKVMRKSALKMLGADFDVVVAEDGEQGLAMIKADASILVVFTDLNMPKINGYQVLEAVRTSQDEGIRNLPVIVVTGAENDDEAKEQALNKGATDFITKPFNSTDLKARAHAHANYQRNTQTLQQSAAVDSLTGLGNERSFLEQLDKDLSFVARHHNNISILMLEVDDFNELFLKIGRKGADSLLQQVAKVLTKSVRKEDGLGRLGLARFAVSLPTAGEEGARHLAQRICKAVAGFKATLRGESLSISVSVGLHVPGGDIQVEQRNRYLEQAELCLKKAIKAGGNQVQALVQAASDGQVPVTDFSIDHLLESLAEFGAEAINDQIPLALQRLLPLWQALDADQRAALQSQLQSA is encoded by the coding sequence ATGTCCGAAGCCATATCAGAACAAGTGAGCGACGAAAGTCTCACGCGGGTTTTGCTGATCGATGATTCAAAAGTCATGCGCAAATCAGCTCTCAAAATGCTGGGCGCGGACTTTGATGTGGTGGTGGCCGAAGACGGTGAGCAGGGTTTGGCTATGATCAAAGCGGATGCCTCTATATTGGTGGTGTTCACCGATCTGAACATGCCCAAGATCAACGGCTATCAAGTGCTGGAAGCGGTTCGTACCTCGCAGGATGAAGGGATTAGAAATTTACCGGTCATCGTTGTTACCGGCGCAGAAAACGACGATGAAGCGAAAGAGCAGGCCCTTAATAAAGGCGCCACGGATTTTATCACCAAGCCCTTCAATTCCACCGATCTGAAAGCCCGGGCCCACGCCCATGCCAATTACCAACGCAACACCCAGACCTTGCAGCAAAGCGCCGCTGTTGATTCGCTGACCGGGCTGGGCAATGAACGTAGCTTTCTGGAACAGTTGGACAAAGACCTATCCTTTGTCGCCCGACATCACAACAATATCTCCATCCTGATGCTGGAAGTAGATGATTTTAATGAACTATTTCTGAAAATAGGACGTAAAGGTGCGGACAGTCTGTTACAGCAGGTTGCCAAGGTTCTAACCAAAAGCGTTCGCAAAGAAGACGGTTTGGGTCGGTTAGGTTTGGCGCGCTTTGCTGTATCGCTACCCACCGCCGGAGAAGAGGGCGCCCGCCACCTGGCGCAACGGATTTGCAAGGCAGTAGCCGGGTTCAAAGCGACACTGCGCGGCGAGTCGCTGTCTATCAGTGTTTCTGTGGGTTTGCATGTTCCGGGCGGAGATATTCAGGTTGAGCAACGGAATCGCTACCTGGAACAAGCCGAGCTGTGTCTGAAAAAGGCGATCAAGGCCGGAGGCAACCAGGTTCAGGCGTTGGTGCAGGCTGCCAGCGATGGGCAAGTACCCGTGACCGACTTCTCCATTGATCACCTGCTTGAATCGCTGGCGGAATTCGGGGCCGAAGCCATCAACGATCAAATTCCTCTGGCGTTGCAGCGATTATTGCCATTGTGGCAGGCGCTGGATGCCGATCAGCGTGCGGCATTGCAATCTCAGCTTCAAAGCGCGTAA
- a CDS encoding NAD-dependent epimerase/dehydratase family protein — protein MKVLVTGATGFIGGEYVKHLCAAHPEVQVFFGGRDAERGNQLAVATGAHFYRGDLTDGTYASGVCKQIDAVVHCAGLTGVWGDYERYYRANVLTVEKLLSAATATGVRRFVNIGTPGIYFDLNDHLNVTEDFLPPRFADNYVRTKYQAETRVLRAHSEQLKTLSLRPRFVIGPGDVSLFPRLIRLHRNGQLKQLGEGRNIVSMTCLPNLMQALDCAVFGSDDVTGDVYNIADPEPVNFWQTINQLMQVMSLPAIKRKVPYPAAYAVSACLEAWHRLIRSRDEPTLMRIKTAVLAHSFTLNVEKAQRQLGYQPLDNMTQTIEDFVRWYKNSPHPDKR, from the coding sequence ATGAAGGTACTGGTGACTGGCGCAACCGGGTTTATCGGGGGCGAATACGTAAAGCATCTATGCGCCGCGCACCCTGAAGTACAGGTGTTTTTTGGCGGTCGGGATGCAGAGCGGGGCAATCAGTTGGCGGTTGCCACCGGCGCGCATTTTTATCGCGGCGACTTGACCGATGGAACTTATGCCAGCGGGGTTTGCAAGCAAATTGATGCGGTGGTGCATTGCGCAGGGCTAACCGGTGTCTGGGGGGACTACGAGCGGTATTATCGAGCGAATGTCTTGACCGTAGAAAAGCTATTGTCTGCCGCCACGGCTACCGGGGTGCGTCGCTTTGTGAATATTGGCACGCCGGGGATTTACTTTGATTTGAATGACCACCTCAACGTCACCGAGGATTTTTTACCACCCCGCTTTGCGGACAATTACGTTCGCACCAAGTATCAGGCAGAAACCCGCGTGTTAAGGGCGCACTCAGAGCAGCTAAAAACGCTGTCCCTGCGTCCGCGTTTTGTGATCGGCCCCGGTGATGTCTCTCTTTTTCCCCGGTTGATCCGCCTGCATCGCAATGGACAGCTAAAGCAATTGGGTGAAGGACGCAACATTGTCAGTATGACCTGCTTACCCAATTTGATGCAGGCGTTGGACTGTGCCGTGTTCGGTTCCGATGACGTGACCGGGGATGTTTACAATATTGCCGATCCTGAGCCGGTAAATTTTTGGCAGACCATCAACCAGTTAATGCAGGTCATGTCTCTGCCTGCTATTAAACGTAAAGTGCCTTATCCGGCGGCGTACGCGGTTTCCGCGTGTTTAGAAGCCTGGCACCGGCTGATTCGGAGTCGGGATGAGCCAACCCTGATGAGAATAAAAACCGCGGTGCTGGCGCATTCTTTTACCCTGAATGTGGAAAAAGCACAGCGTCAACTGGGCTATCAGCCGCTTGATAATATGACCCAGACAATTGAAGATTTTGTCCGTTGGTACAAAAACTCCCCCCATCCTGACAAGCGCTAA